In Agrobacterium vitis, the genomic stretch ACGGAGGGCTGCACCTCGCCGTAGAGAAAGATCACCTTTCCGTCCGGTCCTTTCGTGACAAGTCCGCGTGATCCGCGCCACTGGGTGGAAATCCCCATCCCCTTCGCTTCATTGGCGGTGACGCCATCGGCTGCGAGCGCGCGGGAGGAAACGGAAGCCGAAAACGGCACGATTGCCGCAACGATCGCGGCGGCAGTCAGCCTGGCCGAAAAACGTCTCAGTCGAATGTTCATGTTCGGGGCCATGCCTTTCAAAGCTGCGCGGTCCAGTCGAGATCCCGGAGATAGAGTCCGATTGGGTTAAGCCGGATGACGCCCTCGTCCTGCGGTGGCGTCAGTGTGACGGTAGCAATCCCGCGGAACCGGCGCGTGGCTGTCTCCTTGCCGCGGCGGTCTCGCTCGGATTCGGTCCAGTCGATCTGGTAGCTCTGGTTCGACAGCGCGACGATGTTGTTGACCTCGACGGCAACCGTTGCGTTCTTTGCTTTCTCGAATGGAGAGGAGGAGCGAAACCAGGCGTTGACCTTTTCTGTCGCAGGATCCGAGGTCCGAAGCAGTGCATAGGTGCGGTCGATATATTGTTTCTGCACGACCGCATCCGGCGACACCGACCGGAAGTTCGAAACGAAACTGCCAAGCGTGGCGCGCACCACGCGCGGATCGGCATATTCGATCTGCTGCGGGAAACCGGCGCTTGACGCCGTGCCGAGCTTGTCGACCTCCACGATATAGGGCACCAGCTTGACCTGCGTGCTCTGGTAAAGAGCGTAGCTGAAGCCGACCACCGCCATGGTCATCCCGGTGACGCCGACCAGACGCCAGGCCGCGGCCGCCTTGACATAGGAGCCGTAGCGCTCGTTCCATTCCGTTCTCGCAGCGATATAGGGATTGTCGGGCGGGGTGCGTCCGGCCATGTGCGGTCAGCCTCTTACTTGTTTTCGTTGACGGGTGGAGGCGGAGGAGGCGTCGAAGGCCTGCCGGTTTGCGGGGTCTGGTCGAGCTTGGCGTTTGCAAGACCGAGCAGTGAGCCGGCATAGGCGCCGGGCGATCCGATTGCTTTTTCCCTTGCTGCCGAACCGACTGCGCTGCTCGCGCCGCCGATGCCAGCTTCCATGCCGCGCATGGCGGCAGAGCCAAGTGACGCTCCCCCTGCCCTTGCGGCGCTCGCCGCCTGAAAACCTTTGCTGGCAGCGCCTGCCGTGAGGAAGGCGGCGCCAGCCGCGAACGAAGCCGCCTGCCCGCCATGCCGGATCGCCTCCATGCCGCCCGAGACCGATGCTCCCTGGACGACGCCCTGGATGATCGGCGGGACATACATGGCGATGATGAACACGACGACGGAGCCGGCGATGCCGATTGTGGTGATGAACTGGTCGGAGGTCGCCGTCGGCGCTTCGGCCAGCCCGATCAGGATGTCGGAACCGATCTTGGCGATCATGACCAGTGCCATCAGCTTCATGCCGACGGAGAAGGCGTAGACGAGGTAACGGACCGCGAAATCCTTGGTATAGGAGCTGCCACCCAAACCGAGCATGATCATGCCGGCCAGCAGTCCTACATACATTTCGACCATGACGGCGACGAAGATCGCTGCGACGAGCGAAAAGGCGACGACGACCACGATCATTGCAAAGACGGCGGCGATCGCCAGTGCGTTATCCTCCCAAAGCCCGAACTTCGCCTGTTCCGACATTTTGGAGGCTACGCGGATACCGGCATCGAAAATGTTGGCCGGCGAAGCGGAGCCCCCGCCGGCGCCGATCTGGAACAGGCTGTCCACCACCGCCTTCGCGAGCGCCGGGCCGCGATCAAGGATGAAGGCGAAGAGACCGATGAACATGATCCGACGCACGAGCTCGGCGAACCACGCGTCGAGGCTTGCCGCATTGATAGCCAGCCACACGGCAGCAATACCGATCTCGATCCCCGCGAGGATCCAGAACAGGGACCGTGCCGCGTTCATGATTGTCGTCTCCCATCCCTTGGCGGCGGTGACGACCTGGTTCTCCAGCGTGGTGAGGACGGAACCCTGTTGGGCAAGCGCCGGCGCTGTCGCAAGAGTCAGGATCGCGATGACGATGAGAGCGGTTTCGAGCTTGCGGGACGGGCAGACGACTACCATCGCGGCTTCATTTCCTGCCCGCCACGCACGTCGCGATCCGGGTCGCCGCCGAAGAAGCGCTCCCGGTGCTCGCGTTGCGCTGCGCCAGAACCGGACGTCCCGGCCGGTGTTTCAGTCGCAGCATCCGGTTGAACCACCACCCAGACAATCACGCCGCCTCCAAAGGCGACCACACCCGCGACGGCGAGGACGATGAGGATGCGCGGGCTCACCAGCGCGGCTCCATCGCCTGGCCGCCGCGAATGTCATTGGTCGGCGCGTTGAAGAATTTTTCGCGTCGGGCCTGGGCGAGGTCTTGTCTCGCCTGTTCCGACTGAAACCATGTTCCCATCATCGTGGTCTGCTGCGACACCAACCCACGCAGCTTCTGCATCTGCGCCACCTGCTGGGTGGCGATCTGGTGCCCCACCTGCAGGGCCTTCATCTGGCCGTCGGCGCTCTCCGACATCGAGCGCAGCGAGGACATGGTGGATTCCTCGCTGGAAAACTGCTCGGCCGTGAGGTTAGCCGCCTTCAGTGTGCCGGCGATCGTGTCGCGATTGGTGTCGGACCAGTTCTGATAGGTCGACGAAAAGCTCGCGCCGTCCGGCAGGTTGCTCTTCATGTCGGCAAAACTCCGGAAGCGCTGCTTCAGGACGTCGTCGATGTTGCCCATCGAAAACGCGACACCCTGCCCTTGCGCGACGATGTTCTGGAGCTTGTTGAGGTCGTTCTCGATCTGGCCCCAGATATGATCCGGAAGCTGGGCGGTATTCTGCAGCAGGTTTTTGTAGATGTTGATCTGGTTCTGGATCTGCTCGGCAAGCTGGCTGATCTGGGTGATCTGATTGTTCACCTGCTCGGCCGACTTGCCGACGAGACTGATGAGTTCCGCATTGTTGGCGAGCTGCGTCCACTCTGTGGCCTGCCCGGTGACACCGCCCGCATATGCCGGAAGCGGAAGAGCGAACGGGATCATGATGGCCGTGATCATAGCGGCGCGCGCCGTTTCAAGCGGCCGGGAAAAGTGTTTCGGCATGGGCGATCCCCCTTTGCTGGAGCCAGTGTTCGGGCCAATCTGCCCCGTATTCGGAATGAAGGGCACGGATGCGCTTCAGATCCTCCTTGCCGGACGCGCCGACGAAGGAGAGCGCCACAGGACCGAGCGACATGTCGAAGAGCCTGCGGCCTTCCGGCGAGGCAACGTAATATTCGCGCTTCGGCAAGGCCGTCGCGACGATCTCGATCTGCCGCTCGTTGAAGCCGATGCGCTCGTAGAACTCGCGCGTCCCCGGCTCGCGGGCCGCACCGTTGGGCAGGCATATCTTGGTTGGGCAACTTTCCTTGAGCACGTCGATGATGCCGGAGCGCTCAGCATCGGAGATCGACTGGGTCGCAAGCACCACGGCGCAGTTGGCCTTGCGCAGCACTTTCAGCCATTCCCTGATCTTGTCGCGGAAGGTCGGGTGACCGAGCATCAGCCAGGCCTCGTCGAGAATGATGAGGCTCGGCGCCCCGTCAGCCGCTTCTCGACACGCCGGAACATATAGAGCAGGACGGGCACGAGATTTCGCTCGCCCAGGTTCATCAGCTCCTCGACCTCGAAGCACTGGAAGGCGCCGAGCGCCAGTCCGTCCTCTTCGGCGTCAAGCAGCTGACCCATCGGGCCGTCGACGGTGTAGTGGTGCAGCGCATCCTTGATCTCGCGCATCTGCACGCCCGAGACGAAGTCCGAGAGCGATCGGCCGCGCGATTCCGCCATCAGGGCCAACTGCCTGGAGATGGCGTTGCGATAGTCGGGTGTAACCGTGACGCCTTGCAGGGCGACGAGCGTCTCGATCCATTCGGTAGCCCAGGCGCGATCCCTGTCCGTCGAGAGTTCGGCGAGCGGGCAGAATGCCAGCCGGGGCGAGGCCCCGTCCCCTTCTCCGGCTCCGTCCCCGCCGATTTCGTAGTGATCGCCGCCGATGGCGAGTGTCAGCGGCAACATCGACCGCCCCTTGTCGAAGGAAAAGATCTGCGCATCCGCATAGCGCCGAAACTGCGCGGCAATCAGCGCCAGCAGCGTTGATTTGCCCGAACCGGTCGGGCCGAAGACCAGCACATGCCCGACATCATCGACATGCAGGTTCAGGCGGAACGGCGTCGAGCCGCTGGCGACCTGCATGAGCGGCGGCGATCCCGGCGGATAGAACGGGCACGGTGCGACGGGGCTTCCGGACCAGACCGAGTTCAGCGGAATGAGGTCGGCGAGATTGCGGGTGTTGACGAGCGGCTCGCGGATGTTGGCGTAGGAGACGCCCGGCAGGCTGCCCAGATACGCATCGGTCGCGTTCAGGGTCTCGATCCGGGCGCCGAACCCTTCTGCCTGGATGAGACGACGGATCGCCTCGCACTTTTCCTGGAGGCGCGGTTGCTGGTCGTCAAACAGAACGATAACCGGCGTGTAATAGCCATAGGCGACGAGTTGCGACGCGGCTTGAGCGATTGCGTCCTCGGTCTCGGCCACCATCATCATCGCGTCCTGGTCGACCGAGCGGCTCTGGGTCTGGAAAAGCTGATCGAAAAACGGCCTGACCTTCTGCTGCCATTTCTTGCGGGTGCGCTCGAGTTTCTGTCGTGCCTCCTGCTCGTCGAGAAAGACGAAGCGCGAGGACCACCGATAGGTGAGCGGCATCAGGTCGAGACTGTTCAGGATCCCCGGCCAGCTCTCCGCGGCTAGGCCGTCAATGGCGACGACACCGAGAAAGCGGTTCTCGACCGTCGGCGTCAGGCCATGCTGAAGTTCAGCCGTGACAAGCCAGTCGAGGTACATCGGGATATCCGGGAGCCGGACGGGGTGGTTCTCGCCGGTAATGCAGAAGCGGATGAACTGGAACAACTCGTCATAGCGGGCGACCCTGAAGCCCCCGCGTTCTTCGGTTTCCCGCGTTGTCATGCGGCGGATGGAGACGACATTGGCGAGGTACTGTTCGACCTCGCGGATCGAGGTCCGGAAGCTCTCAAGCGCCGTGTCGGCATAGGTAGCCGAACGGCTGGCGGTGTCAGAATAGACGTAGCGCGCCATGCCGGAGCGCCGGGGCTCTGGCGCCCGCCAGGTTAGGATTAGCGCGTGCCGGCTCTCGAAATGCCCGCTCTCCCGCGCGAAATGAGACCTGCGCTCGGTATCGATCGCGCGCGTGACCGGGTCACGGAAATGGCAAGCGTCCTCTTCCGGATAGTCGATCGTCGGAACCCGCAGGGCCTCGACCTGTATCATCCAGCCGGACCCCAGCCGCGACAGGATCATATTGATCTGCCGGCTGACCTCGTTTCGCTCGACGTCTGTCGAGCTTTCGCTGTCCGGGCCGGCAAAATACCAGCCGGCCATCAGCGAGCCGTCCTTCAGCAGGATTACGCCGTTGTCTACGAGACCTGCATAGGGAACCAGATCGGCGAATGATGGGCCGGAATGTCGGAAGGGCTTCAGTGCGACCATGTTCACCCCCTCAGAACTTGCGCCACGGCGTCGAGGTGGGCCGGTAGAGGGATCGATAGGACACGTGCCGCAGATAGACGCGGCGCATCAGCGGATCGGCCTTCGCCATCATGCGGAGGGCGGCGACCGCGGCCAGCCAGAGGGCCATACCGAACAGCGCGGCGTACCAGGTCAGCACCACGAAGATCAGGATCGCGGCGGCAAGGCCTGTGAGCAACACCAGTTCGCGGTCGGCGCCCATCAGCAGGTTCGGGCGTGATAGCGCCCGATGCACCCGCGAACGGGCAAGGTTGGAGCCTGGCTCAGCCATGAGCCCCCTCCCCTTCCGGTCGAAGTGTTGCCCACAGTTCGACGATCCCAGACCCGGTCCGGGCCTCGATCTCTCCGATAGAAGCGCCGGTCGCTCCAAACAGTGCAACGATCTGGGTCGCGCCGAGCAACACGCCGCCAACAAGGGCGACATAGCAAAGCCTCCTGGCGAAGTCGTTGAGTTCGCCACCGAAGATCAGCATGCCGCCGGCGATGGCGACGGCCGCGAGCGCGATGAAGCCGGCAACCGGCCCGGTGATGGATTGCTGGATCTGTTGCAGCGGAGATTCCCACGGCAGACTACCGCCCGAAGAGGCGAATGCCGCATCTGCCAAACCGATGCAGGAGACGGCGGCGAATGCCGCAAGTGCAATAGTAATACTGGTCTTATGCGACATGGCTATCCTCATCGATCTGGGCGTAGTGTTCGGTCCGGTAGCGGGAGTTGGTGAAGCCCTCGACATGGATGACCTCGCGGACCCGCCTCCCCTTCCCCGTTCGTTCTATCGACACGATCAGGTCCACTGCCTCGCCGATCACTTCCTGCATCGGCTGTTGGCTCACTTCCGCGGTCAGTTGCTCGAGCCGGCGGAGAGCCGACATCGCCGTGTTAGAATGAATGGTGGTGACCCCGCCGGGATGCCCTGTATTCCATGCCTTGAGCAGCGTGAGCGCCGCCCCGTCGCGGACCTCTCCGAGGATGATGCGATCGGGCCGCAAGCGCATCGTGCTCTTGAGAAGCCGGGCCATATCGATCGTGTCGCTTGTATGGAGCGCCACGGCGTTCTCGGCCGCGCACTGAATCTCGGCCGTGTCCTCCAGGATGACAATCCGATCGTCCGGCGCATTCCCGACGATTTCGGCTATGACTGCATTGGCGAGCGTCGTTTTGCCCGAGCCCGTGCCTCCCGAAATCATGATGTTCATGCGAGACGCGATTGCGCTGCGCAGAACCGAGGCCTGCGCCTCGGTCATGATCTTTTGCTTCACATAATCGTCGAGCGGGATCAGGCGCGACGCGCGACGCCGGATCGTGAAACTCGGTCCGGAAACAACCGGTGGAAGCAGCCCCTCGAAGCGGTGGCCGCCGATTGGCAATTCGCCGGAGATGATCGGTTGCTGGTCGTCGGCCTCGGATTGCAGTACGTGGGCGACGCTGCCAATGATCACTTCCGCTGCGGCGGGGCTGAGGTGGCCTGCGGGGGCAACCCCATGACCCAGGCGCTCGATGAAGAGCTTGCCATCGGGGTTGAGCATGATCTCGACGACTGTCGCATCATCAAGCGCGACACAGAGCTGATCACCGAGAGCGTCCTGCAGTTTGCGCACGAGACGCGAATGGGAGCGCAACTGGGTCACGCGACGCTCCTGATCGAGGCTGCATCGATCCTCGGGATCGAATGATATTCCGGTGGGCAAACATGCTCGAAGCTGGCACGATCGGCCCGCAGGCTTCCCGCGATGGCGATGGTGTTGCCGATTGCGACCGGTTGGCCGAGCCGTCGCATCGGCCATCCGGCGCGCTTCAGGATGCGCTCGAAACGAAGATCGGTTGCCGTGACGATCTCGCTGTAGCCGCTCGCCATCGACCATTCGATGATGCCGGCGAACAGGGTGAGCGTGGCCAGATGCAGTTGGCTTGCATCCCTCCGCGAGGCAAGCGCGGTATCGACACAGAAACGCGAGCTCTCCACCATCCCGGAATGCGCGACGAGTGAGCCCGTTTCGAGGAGTTGGGGAAAAGTCCGCTCCAGCATCGTGGGGCCGGCAGCCGGAAGAAGACGGGCGCAACCTGCGACAAGTCCACTATCGGTAATCGCCAGAAGGTAGGTCGGCTTGTAACCATCGTACTGGTCGCGCTCTTCCTCGGCTGTTATGGAGACCTCCCATTCCAGGCGGACGCCGAACACCGTCGCGCGAAGACGGTGCATTTGTTTGAGGAAGCTTCGATTACGTTCGTATTGGTCCGGCGAGACTGTCAGTATCCGCATCATGATCTCCGCATGAACAGGTCATGCGGACAGAAATCATCTCACGGCGCGTTTGCCTACGTGCAGATTTGCACCTCAGGTGATTCTACCGAGTCGGCGTTCCAAGGCGCGAAATGCGAGCGGGTGAGGCCGGCCAGACACCAACAAGGTTGTGCAAATCTGCACTTGGTGCCACGTCGCACAGAAGAAGAGAATCGGTCTAACTCACAGATAGCATTTGAAGAATCGGCATTTAGTGTGATTTCGATTGAAACGGGCGTAACCTTTCATTAACCAAAAACGTCTTGCAACCTCACCCGCGTTAGGTAATCGTCACGGATAAATGGCAATACGCGCCAATTAACCGTGACAAGAGATTACACCGTGAGCAAAGCCGCTGCCATATCCCGAAATGATCGCCCGTCGGTAGATATTACCATTGGTGAGCATGCTGAGCAGCTCAGCTCTCAGCTTCAAGCGATGAGCGAGGCTTTGTTTCCTCCGACGTCGCACAAGAGCTTGCGCAAATTCACCTCGGGTGAAGCCGCACGCTTGATGAAAATATCTGACTCAACTCTTCGAAAGATGACACTGGCTGGCGAAGGGCCGCAGCCTGAACTCGCCAGCAACGGACGGCGCTTTTACACCCTCGGTCAGATAAACGAAATCCGGCAGATGCTTGCCGGCTCGACTCGAGGACGTGAAAGCATTGATTTTGTGCCTCATCGTCGCGGTTCTGAGCATTTGCAAGTCATTGCCGTAACCAACTTCAAAGGTGGATCGGGGAAGACGACGACGTCCGCTCATCTTGCACAGTATCTGGCGTTGCAAGGTTACAGGGTTCTCGCAGTGGATCTTGATCCGCAGGCTAGTCTTTCAGCACTCCTCGGCGTTCTGCCAGAAACTGATGTCGGTGCAAACGAAACGCTCTATGCGGCTATTCGGTATGACGAGACACGTCGTCCGTTGCGAGATGTGATCCGACCGACGTATTTTGATGGTCTTCACCTTGTTCCTGGAAATCTCGAGCTTATGGAGTTCGAGCATACCACCCCGAAAGCATTGACTGACAAAGGTACGCGCGACGGATTGTTCTTCACTCGCGTGGCCCAAGCCTTTGATGAGGTCGCCGACGATTACGATGTCGTGGTCATCGACTGCCCTCCTCAGCTTGGGTTTCTGACTCTCAGCGGGTTGTGTGCTGCAACATCAATGGTAATCACCGTACATCCTCAGATGCTGGATATCGCTTCCATGAGCCAGTTTCTCCTCATGACACGCGACCTTCTGGGTGTCGTGAAAGAGGCGGGGGGCAATCTCCAGTACGATTTCATACGCTATCTCTTGACGCGCTATGAACCCCAGGACGCGCCGCAGACGAAAGTGACGGCACTGCTGCGCAACATGTTTGAGGATCACGTCCTTACAAATCCCATGGTCAAGTCGGCAGCGGTATCTGATGCCGGTTTAACCAAGCAGACGCTCTATGAGATAGGGCGAGAGAACCTTACGCGGTCGACATACGACCGGGCGATGGAATCTTTAGATGCGGTGAATTCGGAGATCGAGGCTTTGATCAAGATGGCGTGGGGGCGGGTCTAATGAAAGGCTTAGCGTTCCTCACAGATCTGTTGGGAGCTCCCAACCGAGAGGTGTTGAGTCGCCCCCTGGACATGGGGCACTGGAGAAGCCGGGGTAATTTGAAACAACGACGCACGCCCATCGCTAATTGGCCAGGGTGTAGTTGTCTTTTCTTGTTGGGAGCTCCCAACCAAGCGCATTTGCAATCAAAAATGCGACGCCACGACGCCAAACCCAAGAGGCCTATATCATGAGCCGCAAAGACGCAATCGATACTTTGTTCCTCAAGAAGCAGCCTGCGACCGATAGAACAGCAGTCGACAAATCCGCCGTTCGTGTCCGTACCGGAGCGATTTCGGCCATGGGTTCGTCTTTGCAAGAGATGGCCGAGGGAGCAAAAGCTGCAGCTCGGCTGCAGGATCAACTGGCTGCGGGCGAAGCCGTCGTGTCCCTGGATCCATCCATGATCGACGGGTCGCCGATCGCGGATCGGCTTCCCGCGGACGTGGATCCGAAATTCGAGCAGCTTGAGGCGAGCATTTCGCAGGAGGGGCAGCAGGTGCCGATTCTTGTCAGACCGCATCCTGAGGCTGCCGGTCGATATCAAATCGTATATGGAAGGCGGCGACTGCGCGCGGCAGTAAATCTGCGCAGAGAGGTTTCTGCAATTGTCCGAAATCTCACGGACCGTGAACTGGTCGTGGCCCAGGGACGCGAAAATCTTGACCGTGCTGACCTCTCGTTCATTGAGAAGGCTCTTTTCGCCCTGCGCCTCGAAGATGCGGGTTTTGATCGGGCCACTATCATTGCCGCGCTTTCCACTGACAAGGCCGACCTCAGCCGCTACATAACGGTAGCCAGGGGCATACCGCTGAACCTCGCCACACAAATCGGTCCAGCATCGAAAGCGGGTCGATCGCGTTGGGTCGCACTTGCCGAGGGGCTTGGGAAGCCTAAAGCAACGGACGCAATCGAAGCGGTGCTTGAGTCAGAGCAGTTCAAGCACTCCGATAGCGATACCCGCTTTGCCCTCATTTTCAACGCCGTTTCAAAGCCGCCCGCTAAGGCTCCAAAAAAGGTAAGGGCCTGGAGCACGCCAAAGGGGAAAAAGGCTGCGACGATCCGACAAGAAACCGGACGAACGGCTCTGGTTTTCGACGAGAGACTGGTGCCAACTTTTGGCGAATATGTCGCTGACCAGTTGGATAGTCTGTACGCCCAATTCATTGAAACAACCGGAGGAGGCAAGCGCGACCACTAGCCAGGGTTTCATCCAATTCAAAGCTTCGCTCGATTGAGATGGACTGGCTCTCACCGCAAAAGAAAAAGGCCCCCGAAACGGCGTTCCGGAAGACCTTCTCTGTAGTCTCGCAGCTAAGAGAATCGCATTTCCAGAAATCGTAGTCAAGGGTCCCGTAAGGGAAAGCGTCATTTCGACGGGCGGATTTCTATTGCCTAACAAAAGGTAAAAGGAAATGCAGACGCATATCTCAACGACGTCCTTTGGCCGGCGGCCGATGACACTCGGCCATCTTGCAAGCCAGATGGCCGCAAAAGCGGTCGCATCAGACGCTGTCGCCAACAAATGGCAGGTCTTCCAGCACATCCGTGAATCCCGGGAACTGATCGGAGCCACGGACCGCTCACTCGCGATCCTGAACGCGCTGTTGACGTTTTACCCGGAGACCGCCTTGACTGGTGGCGCCGAACTGGTCGTATGGCCTTCTAACGAGCAGCTGATGGCTCGCGCCAACGGCATGCCCGCCACGACACTACGCCGGCATCTTGCCGTACTGGTTGATTGCGGGCTCATCATTCGCCGCGACAGTCCCAACGGCAAGCGGTTCGCCCGCAAGGGAAGGGGAGGGCAGATCGAGCAGGCCTACGGCTTCGATCTGTCGCCGATCGTAGCGCGGGCCGAAGAGTTCCGAGATTTGGCCCAGGCGGTGCAAGCTGAAAAGAAGGCTTTCCGGGTCTCCAAGGAACGGCTGACTCTACTTCGCCGCGACATCGTCAAAATGATCGAGACTGGCGTCGAAGAAGGCGTTCCCGGAGACTGGGGAAGAGTTACACAGACCTATCAGGGGATCATCGGCCGCTTGCCGCGCTCTGCACCCCGGCAGCTTGTCGAGAGTATTGGTCACGAACTTCAGGACCTCTGCACCGAGATACGTGACGTATTGGAATCATTTGCAAAAGCAATGAAACTGGACGGCAATGAGTCCCATTTCGGTCGCCACAAACAGAATTCAAAACCAAACTCTAAATCTGAATCTGAATACGGCTCTGGAAAAAAAGTAGACGCGGGCGGCAGCGTTGCGGAAACCGACAACGTGCGGAGCTTGCCGAAACGCGAGTTGCCTTTGGGAATCGTGCTGGATGCCTGCCCCGAAATGCAGGAACTGGCCCAGGGAGGGACAATCCGGCATTGGCGCGACTTACTGGTGGCGGCTGAACTTGCCCGGCCGATGCTGGGGATTAGTCCGAGCGCCTGGCGGGAGGCCCGCGAAACCATGGGTGAGCAACACGCGGCGATCACGCTCGCATCGATCTATCAGCGGGCCGGTCAGATCAACAACGCAGGCGGTTATCTGCGCAGCCTGACCGATCGGGCCAAGGACGGAAAGTTTTCAACCTGGCCGATGGTCATGGCGTTGCTCCGGGCGAAGCTGGACGAGCAGAAGAATGCAGCCGGCGCTGGAAAGCCGCGAACTGATCAGGAGGTCGAGGATGACAGCCGCCTCCACGTATCGGAATCGCTGCTGAAAAACCTGCGAAAGCCGAGATCATGGTGATCCCCTCGCTATTCAGCCGCCGCGATGTCGACCTCGGTGATCAACCCGGAACGTCGGGCGCGATCGATCAGGTTCTTGACGGACGAGGGCGACCATTTGGATCCACCGCGCGGCGTGCGTTCGTGCAATCTTTCAAGCTGGACAGCGATCTCACGAAGCTTGAGGTCCGGGTTCGAAGAATGAATGCCAGCCACAAGCGTCATCAGGCGGTCTTCGGGAAGACGGGGCAGAGATTTTTTCAGCAGCGCCGGATCCGCCATGCGTTCAGACACCATCCACTTCACAGCTCGGCGAAGACGTTCTGGCGTCCATTCGAGGCCGCGCTGCTTGAGCACTCGTGCGATGTCGTCCCATGTGTGATCCGGCCGCATGCGCCGAACGGTCGGAAGCCATTGGTTCGCCGAGGCCTGGATGCGATCGCCATATGCCGCTTTCTGGGCCGCGGTCATC encodes the following:
- the repC gene encoding plasmid replication protein RepC, which translates into the protein MQTHISTTSFGRRPMTLGHLASQMAAKAVASDAVANKWQVFQHIRESRELIGATDRSLAILNALLTFYPETALTGGAELVVWPSNEQLMARANGMPATTLRRHLAVLVDCGLIIRRDSPNGKRFARKGRGGQIEQAYGFDLSPIVARAEEFRDLAQAVQAEKKAFRVSKERLTLLRRDIVKMIETGVEEGVPGDWGRVTQTYQGIIGRLPRSAPRQLVESIGHELQDLCTEIRDVLESFAKAMKLDGNESHFGRHKQNSKPNSKSESEYGSGKKVDAGGSVAETDNVRSLPKRELPLGIVLDACPEMQELAQGGTIRHWRDLLVAAELARPMLGISPSAWREARETMGEQHAAITLASIYQRAGQINNAGGYLRSLTDRAKDGKFSTWPMVMALLRAKLDEQKNAAGAGKPRTDQEVEDDSRLHVSESLLKNLRKPRSW